CACCGGCGCGCCCGTCAGGCGCCGGACGGTGGCCTCATCGGCCATGGCCAGGGTGTCGGCCCCCAGGTGCCGCTGGAGCTTTACCTCGTTCAGCTCGTGGTCGCCCCGCACCAGGGCGGCCACGGGGCGGCCGTCGGCGACGAGGAGGAGCGTCTTGACGAGGCGCGAGGCCGGCACCTCCAGGAAGGCCGTGACCTCCTCCACGGTGCGCCGCCCCGGCGTCTCGACCCGGCGGGGGGTCTCTTCGGCCTCCCCGGCGGTGGGATCGGAGGGGGTGGGGGAACTCGGGGCCAGCTCCACGTTGGCCCCGAAGGGGCAGGCGGTGCAGGCGGCCACCACGTCTTCGCCGGTCTCGGCCAGCACCATGAACTCGTGGGAGGTGTCACCGCCGATGGTCCCCGTGTCGGCCTCCACCGGGCGGAAGTCCAGGCCGCAGCGTTCGAAGATCCGGTTGTAGGCCGCGTACATGGCCTGGTAGGTGCGGTCGAGGCCTTCTTCGTCGGCGTCGAAGCTGTAGGCGTCCTTCATGATGAATTCGCGGCCCCGCATGAGGCCGAACCGCGGCCGGATCTCGTCCCGGAACTTGGTGGCGATCTGGTAGAGGTTCAGGGGAAGGTCCCGGTAGGACCGCACCTCTTTCCGCACGAGGTCGGTGATGACCTCCTCGTGGGTGGGCCCGAGGCAGGCGGCCCGGCCGTGCCGGTCCTCGATGCGGAGCAGCTCCTTTCCGTAGCGGTCCCACCGGCCGGTCTCCTGCCAGAGCTCGGCGGGCTGGACCATGGGCAGAAGCACCTCCTGGGCCCCGGCGCGGTTCATCTCCTCGCGGACGATGTTCTCCACCTTCCGGAGGGCCCGGAGCCCCAGGGGGAGGTACGTGTAGATGCCGGAGGCCAGCTTCCGGATCATGCCCGCCCGGAGCATGAGGCGGTGCGAGGCGGTCTCGGCGTCCGCGGGGGTCTCTTTCAGAGTGGGGAGAAAATAGCGGGAGTAGTACATGGATGGTCTCTTTCCGGATGCCGGCCCCGAGGCGGCCGCCGGGTGGGACGCCGCTCCGGGCCGTTCGTCGTGGCGGGGCCTGTGCCGCGCCGGCTCATTCGGCGCCTCCGGCCGGGAGGGCGGCCACCAGCCTTTCCACCTCGGCCCAGAAGGTATCGAGCAACCGGTCTTCAGGGACCTTCTTGAGGATCTTCGACCCCTTGAAGATCAATCCGACCCCCTTTCCGCCGGCCAATCCCAGGTCCGCGTGGCGGGCCTCGCCGGGCCCGTTCACCACGCAGCCCATGACGGCGAGCTTGATGGGGTGGGGGATCCGCCGCGCCCGTCGCTCCACCTCCGCCGCGATGGAGAAGAGGTCGATCTCGCAGCGGCCGCAGGTGGGGCAGGAAATAATTTCCGGCCCCCGGTTCCGGAGGCCGGCGGCCCGGAGGATCTCGTAGGCCACCTGCACCTCTTCCACCGGGTCGCGGGTGAGGGAGACCCGGAGGGTGTCCCCGATCCCCTCCATGAGGAGGGCGCCGAGCGCGACGCTGCTCTTCACGGTGCCGGCGATGAGCCCGCCCGCCTCGGTGACGCCCAGGTGGAGCGGGAAGTCCACCTCCCGGGCGAGCCGGCGGTAGGCCGCCACGGTGGTGCGGACGTCGGAAGACTTGAGGGAGATCTTGAGGTTCTCGTACCCCATCTCCCGCACCAGGGCGACGTTTCGGAGCGCGCTTTCCACCAGGGCCTCCGCCGAGGGGCGCCCGTGGCGTTCGAGGATGTCCTTTTCGAGGGAACCGGCATTGACGCCGATCCGGATGGGGACGCCCCGGGCCCGGGCGGCGTCCACCACGCGGGCCAGGCGGTCCCGCCCGCCGATGTTGCCGGGGTTGATGCGGATGCCGTCGGCCCCGGCCTGGACGGCGGCCACCGCCAGGCGCCAGTCGAAGTGGATGTCGGCGATGACAGGGAGGGGGGTCCGGGGCCGAAGGGCCTCCAGGGCCTGGACCGCCGCCGCGTCCGGCACCGCCACGCGGACGATTTCACACCCCGCCTCCGCGAGCCGATAAATCTGTTGGAGGGTGGCCTCGACGTCGCGGGTGTCGGTGTTGGTCATGGACTGGACCACCACCGGGTGCCCGCCGCCCACCGGCACCGGCCCAACATAAACGGTCCGTGTGGCGGCACGGACCGGCGGACTGGAGGCGATATGGGACATCATGGCGGCATGATAAAACAGGGCTCAGGAATCGGCAACGCGGAGGGTCACCAGGGTGGCGCCCCAGCCGCCCGCATCCTCGGGGGCCGGTCGGTAGGAAAGAACCGCCGGGTGCCGGTCGAGGATGCCGCGCACCAGGCGCCGAAGCACCCCTCGGCCCTTGCCGTGGATGAGGCGGATCTCCACCAGGCCTTTCTCCTGGGCGAGGACTAGGTAATCCGCCACCAGGCTCGGGATCTCCGCCGGCCGGAAGGCGTGGAGATCCAGGACGTCGGTGACCTCGATGCGGACCGGCGGTCCTCCAGGGTCTTCCACTGAGCACGCTCCTTGCATTAAGTTCTGGTGAACGGGACACCGGTCCCTTCATGTTAAACCGGAACCGCGACGGCCGGCAGGAGGTCCGCCATGAAGATCCACGACATCCGTCCCGAGATCCCGATACCCGCGGGGGAACGGCCCGCCGCGAAACCCGGCAAGGGAGACTTCGCGGCGGCGCTGGAACAGGCCGCCGCCAAGGCGGGCGCGCCCGATGCGGCGCCGGCGGGCGGCCCCGTGGCGCCCGCGGCCGCGCCGGATGCGGCGGCGCAGGCGGCCCTGGCCGTGGGGGAGGAGACGCTCGGGCTCCTCGACCACATCGGCGGCCTCTTCCGAGACCCCGCCGTCTCCGGGAAGGAGATGCGGGCGGCCGCCGACGGCCTCTCCGAGCGCCTCGACGATCTGAGGGAGCTGCGGGACCGGCTCCCGGCCACCGACCCGCTGCGCGGCCTCCTGGACGACATCGGCGTGCTCGCCGCCGTGGAAGAGGCCCTGCTCCGCCGGGGCGTCTACGGCTGACGCCCGGCCGGCCCCTGCCGCGCCGGCCCCCTCCTTGATGGCGTCGCAAAAAGTCGCGGGCTGCTGCGGTGCTCCGGATGCTCTCGTCCTTGCGGCGTAGCCCAAGCACGCCTCATTCCTAGACTCTTCGCGCCTTGCATCTGGCGATTTTTTGCTTGGCCATCCATTCAGATGGCTTTGCGACGCCATCTTCACTTCTTGCACCCTGCGCCGGCCCGGGGCCTTCGCCGTCCTCATCTCCGCCGGGCGTGCCGCCGTTCCACGCCCCGGAATCCGTCTGGACCCTTGGCATCCGCCCTTCCTCGTTATATGCTTCGAGGTCATTTCGACGCGGGCGGGGCCGCCCTCGGGCCCCGTCTCCGCCACGTCAACCGGGAAGGGACATAGGGCATGACCAGCTCGCCTGTTCGGGAAAGAGACGCCTGTGCCATCATCGCCCTCGTGGACAAGCGGGGGCGGGCCACCCACGCCAACATCGTCCAGACCATCGACGCCCTCCGCAAGATGGGCCACCGCTCCGGGGACATCCACGGGGAGGGGGACGGGTGCGGTATCTCCGCCGACATCCCCCGGGCCATATGGGCCCGGCGCCTGGACCGGGCCGGGTTGAGCCCGCATCTTGCCGAGAGCGAGGGCTTCTTCGTGGGCCACTTTCTCCTGCCCGCGGCCATCCGCGGGGAGGCCCGCCGCGTCAAGGGACGCGTACGCCGGCTCTTTGCCGCCCGGGGGGCCGAGCTCCTCCTCGAGCTGGAGGGCCGGACCCGGGACGGCGAGTTGGGGCCCCGGGCCCGCTCCGAGGCGCCGCTCTTCTGGCAGGTGGCGGGGACGATCCCCGACGAGAGCCGGCAGGCCTCGGCGCGGCGCCTCTTCCGGCTCCAGATGGCCATCGAGGAGGCCGTCCCGGATCTCCACATCGCCTCCCTCAGCCTCGACAACGTGGTCTTCAAGCTCCGGGGCCTGCCGGAGCTCCTGCCCCGGGTCTTCCCGGAACTCCTCGACCCCGGCATGCGCTCGGTGATCACCCTGGGGCACAGCCGCTATTCCACCAATACCCTCCCTACGGTGGAGCGGGCCCAGCCCTTTTCCCTCCTCGGCCACAACGGTGAGATCAACACCATCGAGCGGCTCCGGAGCACGGGACGGGTCATGGGGATCGAACCCGTTCCCGGCGGGAGCGACTCCCAGGACCTCAACCGGGTGATCGAGGGCCTGGCCAACCTCTACGACCTCGATATCCTCGAGGCCCTGGAGATGGTCTTCCCCGCCATCCATACCGAGGTGGAGCGGGGCCCCGGGGAGATCCGCCCGGTCTACGACTTCTACCGCTGGTTCTTCCCCTGCTCCGCCCAGGGGCCGGCCGCGGTGGTGGCCCGCTACGGGGACGTCTGCATGGGCAGCGTGGACGCCCTGGGGCTCCGTCCCCTCTGGTTCGGCGAGAGCGACTACGATTACTTCCTCTCCTCCGAGAAGGGCGTGGTGGACCTCAAGCGGACCATGCGGGACCCCCGTCCCCTGGCCCCCGGCGAGAAGGTGGCCATCCTCGGGGGGCGCGGCCGCCGGGCCGAGGTCCTGGACTACAGCGCCATCCAGCGGCGGCTCGCCCGGCTCATGGAGAACCGCCGCCGGGCCCGCCGCTATCTCGCCGACTTCCATCGCGTGGAGGTCCTGGGGGACGACGGCAACCGGCGCAGCGCCGGTGCCGTGGCCAAGAAGGTCCTCGGCGAGGGGCTGGCCGCCCCCGCCCGGTTGAAGAACGAGAACGCCATGGCGGCCTTCGGCTGGCAGAAGTACGACCTCGAGATCCGCCGCCGCGTCACCCTGAGCGGCCGGGAGGTCATCGGTTCCATGGGGCACACCGGGCCCCTGGCGGCCTTCGTGCCGGAGGCCCTCCCCAACGTCGCCGACTTCTTCAAGGAGAACGTGGCGGTGGTGACCAACCCGGCCATCGACCGGGAACGGGAGGCCGAGCACTTCACCACCCGCACCATCCTCGGCTCCCGCCCGGACATCAAGGGAGACAAGCGCCGGCCGCCCCTGGCCATGGAGCTCCGAAACCCCCTGCTCCTCGGCGGCGGCAGCCTCGATGGCCTCCTCGACGCCCGCACCGTCCGCTCCATCGCCCGGGAATTCGGAACGGCCCCCCTCGAGGACGTCCTGGCCTTCTTCACCAGCGGCGGGCGTGACCCCGGCCGGGTCCGGGTGCTCGATATCACCTTCCAGGTGGAGGGCGAGGGAATCCGGGACCGGCTCGAGGCCCTCGCCCGAGAGGCGAAGCGCGCGGTCCGGGCCGGGGCCGTGGTGCTCCTCCTGGACGATACCCGCACCTTCCGCGGCGGCCGCGTCTATATCGATCCGGCGGTGGCCCTGGCCTACGTGGGAGAGCGGCTGGTGCAGTGGGGGCTCCGCCGCGAGACGAGCCTCGTGGTCCGTTCCGGGGCCATCCGGAACCTCCACGACGTCATGTTCCTCCTGGGGCTCGGC
This genomic interval from Dissulfurirhabdus thermomarina contains the following:
- the ispG gene encoding flavodoxin-dependent (E)-4-hydroxy-3-methylbut-2-enyl-diphosphate synthase; translation: MMSHIASSPPVRAATRTVYVGPVPVGGGHPVVVQSMTNTDTRDVEATLQQIYRLAEAGCEIVRVAVPDAAAVQALEALRPRTPLPVIADIHFDWRLAVAAVQAGADGIRINPGNIGGRDRLARVVDAARARGVPIRIGVNAGSLEKDILERHGRPSAEALVESALRNVALVREMGYENLKISLKSSDVRTTVAAYRRLAREVDFPLHLGVTEAGGLIAGTVKSSVALGALLMEGIGDTLRVSLTRDPVEEVQVAYEILRAAGLRNRGPEIISCPTCGRCEIDLFSIAAEVERRARRIPHPIKLAVMGCVVNGPGEARHADLGLAGGKGVGLIFKGSKILKKVPEDRLLDTFWAEVERLVAALPAGGAE
- a CDS encoding proline--tRNA ligase; its protein translation is MYYSRYFLPTLKETPADAETASHRLMLRAGMIRKLASGIYTYLPLGLRALRKVENIVREEMNRAGAQEVLLPMVQPAELWQETGRWDRYGKELLRIEDRHGRAACLGPTHEEVITDLVRKEVRSYRDLPLNLYQIATKFRDEIRPRFGLMRGREFIMKDAYSFDADEEGLDRTYQAMYAAYNRIFERCGLDFRPVEADTGTIGGDTSHEFMVLAETGEDVVAACTACPFGANVELAPSSPTPSDPTAGEAEETPRRVETPGRRTVEEVTAFLEVPASRLVKTLLLVADGRPVAALVRGDHELNEVKLQRHLGADTLAMADEATVRRLTGAPVGFAGPVRLDPSVRVVADHGLESLRNFVCGAGEADAHLVGVNWGAHGCPRPEFADIRLVTESDPCPRCGGRLELKRGIEVGHIFKLGTKYSEAMGATFLDPDGKERPLVMGCYGIGVGRTVAAAIEQNHDADGIVFPVPLAPFQVIVSVMNVRDGALRAAGEEIYRALRERGAEALLDDRDERAGVKFKDADLLGIPIRITVGRKLAETGSVEVTRRATRETEDVPAAQAAQRALAMLA
- a CDS encoding Smr/MutS family protein; protein product: MEDPGGPPVRIEVTDVLDLHAFRPAEIPSLVADYLVLAQEKGLVEIRLIHGKGRGVLRRLVRGILDRHPAVLSYRPAPEDAGGWGATLVTLRVADS